One Luteolibacter flavescens DNA window includes the following coding sequences:
- a CDS encoding LysM peptidoglycan-binding domain-containing protein, whose protein sequence is MSSVRYLALATAALSLSSCSLFNKGGNENYDTVDGGDQYDTSNPYGVPGDASAESVPYQPVNPPADHNPTYGQAAYEDHSAAPAPSHSEPSHSHTPSHSSAGTSHTVVRGDTLGGIARRYGVSTSAIKQANGMTSDTVVLGKTLSIPGSSGPVRSAATAPAAAGRKTHVVVRGDSLSKIAAKYGTTASAIKQANGMKSDTVVLGSKLRIP, encoded by the coding sequence ATGAGCTCCGTTCGCTATCTCGCCCTGGCCACTGCCGCCCTCTCCCTTTCCTCCTGCTCGCTCTTCAACAAGGGCGGCAATGAAAACTACGACACCGTCGATGGTGGTGATCAATACGACACCTCGAATCCCTACGGCGTACCCGGTGATGCATCGGCCGAGTCCGTACCCTATCAGCCGGTGAATCCTCCCGCGGATCACAATCCAACCTACGGTCAGGCCGCGTATGAAGATCACTCGGCCGCTCCCGCCCCTTCGCACAGCGAGCCGTCCCATTCGCACACGCCGTCGCATTCCTCAGCAGGCACCAGCCACACCGTGGTGCGTGGTGATACGCTCGGTGGCATCGCCCGCCGTTACGGAGTGTCCACCTCGGCCATCAAGCAGGCCAATGGCATGACCTCCGACACCGTGGTGCTCGGCAAGACCCTCTCCATCCCCGGCTCCTCCGGCCCGGTCCGCTCCGCAGCCACCGCACCGGCAGCAGCAGGCCGCAAGACCCACGTCGTGGTCCGCGGTGACTCGCTCAGCAAGATCGCCGCGAAGTACGGCACCACCGCCTCTGCCATCAAGCAGGCGAACGGCATGAAGTCCGACACCGTGGTACTCGGCTCGAAGCTCCGCATCCCTTGA
- a CDS encoding POT family MFS transporter yields MSYRTNALDTDRMPPGIPFIIGNEAAERFSFYGMRTILVVFMTKYLWLMDQQAGSAMSDAQAREHYHDFVAYAYLTPFIGALFSDVLFGKYRTILWLSIFYCLGHLALALMGTTGSSQSWLFAGLILICIGSGGIKPCVSAHVGDQFGPRNSHLLTRVFNWFYFSINFGSFFSTLLTPWLLEHYGPHWAFGIPGGLMALATLVFWMGRHRFVHVPPAGLSFFKELGSKEGLFALAKLIPLFLFIAVFWGLYDQTGSSWVQQAAQMDLNFMGITWLESQIQAANPILILTFVPLFSLVLYPLINRVFKLTPLRKIGFGLFLTVGCFALSTLIQSWIDKGNSPSIGWQLTAFVILTAAEVMVSIVGLEFSYTQAPKSMKSLVMAFYLAAVFIGNKMTAQVNEFIQIPSAAEEQLAAATAQLPGDWKKDVRNVVLPGLSLEDPADDMVAHLKNGAIDKLDIPGQAAFTAAAAIIEAEARKADDKLPDPKTLGADLGKDFFGNPIRYEIIDSSHFRLISDGADRIHGTKWDMGLTVSVEKPAAPDSKQSWLEKRKTELGITTVNTSTETVYSASAFCGGQTKLEGAAYFRFFTWLMLGAAVLYVPFAMAYRPRTYLHD; encoded by the coding sequence ATGTCCTACCGCACCAACGCCCTCGATACCGACCGGATGCCGCCCGGCATCCCCTTCATCATCGGCAACGAGGCCGCCGAGCGGTTCTCCTTCTATGGCATGCGGACCATTCTGGTGGTCTTCATGACGAAGTATCTCTGGCTGATGGACCAGCAGGCGGGCTCCGCGATGTCCGATGCCCAGGCGCGGGAGCACTACCATGACTTCGTCGCGTACGCCTACCTCACACCCTTCATCGGTGCGCTCTTCAGCGACGTGCTGTTCGGAAAGTACCGCACGATCCTCTGGCTCTCCATCTTCTACTGCCTCGGCCACCTTGCCCTCGCCCTCATGGGCACCACCGGCAGTTCGCAGAGCTGGCTCTTCGCCGGCCTCATCCTGATCTGCATCGGCTCCGGCGGCATCAAGCCCTGCGTCTCCGCCCACGTCGGCGACCAATTCGGACCGAGGAATTCACATCTGCTCACCCGGGTCTTCAATTGGTTCTATTTCTCGATCAATTTCGGTTCGTTCTTCTCCACCCTACTCACGCCATGGCTGCTGGAGCACTACGGCCCGCACTGGGCCTTCGGCATCCCCGGCGGACTGATGGCGCTCGCCACACTGGTCTTCTGGATGGGACGGCACCGTTTCGTCCACGTGCCACCCGCAGGCCTGTCCTTCTTCAAGGAACTCGGCTCGAAGGAAGGCCTCTTCGCCCTGGCCAAGCTCATCCCCCTCTTCCTCTTCATCGCGGTCTTCTGGGGTCTCTATGACCAGACCGGCTCCTCGTGGGTGCAGCAGGCCGCACAGATGGACCTGAATTTCATGGGCATCACCTGGCTGGAGTCGCAGATCCAGGCGGCGAACCCGATCCTGATCCTGACCTTCGTCCCGCTCTTCAGCCTCGTGCTGTATCCGCTGATCAACCGCGTCTTCAAGCTCACCCCGCTTCGCAAGATCGGCTTCGGCCTCTTCCTCACCGTGGGCTGCTTCGCGCTGTCCACGCTCATCCAGTCGTGGATCGACAAGGGCAACAGTCCCTCGATCGGCTGGCAGCTCACCGCCTTCGTCATCCTCACCGCCGCGGAAGTGATGGTGTCCATCGTCGGCCTGGAATTCTCCTACACGCAGGCGCCAAAAAGCATGAAGTCGCTCGTCATGGCCTTCTACCTCGCGGCTGTCTTCATCGGCAACAAGATGACCGCCCAGGTCAACGAGTTCATCCAGATCCCGAGCGCCGCCGAGGAGCAACTGGCTGCCGCAACCGCACAATTGCCTGGCGACTGGAAAAAGGACGTCCGCAACGTGGTGCTGCCCGGCCTCTCCCTCGAAGACCCGGCTGACGACATGGTCGCCCACCTGAAGAACGGAGCCATCGACAAGCTCGATATCCCCGGTCAGGCAGCCTTCACCGCCGCTGCTGCAATCATCGAAGCTGAAGCGCGCAAGGCCGATGACAAGCTGCCCGACCCGAAAACGCTCGGTGCCGATCTCGGCAAGGACTTCTTCGGCAATCCCATCCGCTACGAGATCATCGACTCCTCCCACTTCCGCCTCATCAGCGACGGCGCGGACCGCATCCACGGCACGAAGTGGGACATGGGCCTGACTGTCTCTGTCGAAAAACCCGCTGCACCCGATAGCAAGCAAAGCTGGCTGGAGAAGCGCAAGACGGAGCTGGGCATCACCACCGTCAATACCTCCACCGAGACCGTTTACTCCGCCTCCGCCTTCTGCGGTGGCCAAACCAAGCTCGAGGGAGCCGCCTACTTCCGCTTCTTCACGTGGCTGATGCTCGGTGCCGCCGTGCTTTACGTGCCCTTCGCGATGGCGTATCGCCCGCGGACCTACCTGCACGATTGA
- a CDS encoding TatD family hydrolase, which translates to MLTDSHCHLASHRFDPAEVPDLVARARENGVARLVTLATDLDDLEANLAIAGEHPEVSACIGIHPCSVHEAPDDVIDHLRKHVADPRVCGIGETGLDYYHPAPDGWTEQAFRDRQRYLLDAHFELAAKAGLNVVIHTRDTQGDASFQDALAIYRCHAAKVRAVFHCFIGPEASALEVIALGGLVSFGGVATFKNATDVLATAVALPAGSFMLETDSPYLAPMPHRGKRNEPSYVRHVAEHLALHRGVSLEKLSEESEVAVSRFFRFGA; encoded by the coding sequence GTGCTCACCGATTCCCACTGCCACCTCGCCAGCCATCGCTTCGATCCCGCGGAGGTACCTGACCTTGTCGCGCGCGCCAGGGAGAATGGCGTCGCGCGCCTCGTCACCCTGGCCACCGATCTCGATGACCTGGAGGCGAACCTCGCCATCGCGGGCGAGCATCCGGAAGTCTCCGCCTGCATCGGCATCCATCCGTGCAGCGTTCACGAGGCACCGGATGACGTGATCGATCACCTGCGGAAGCACGTGGCCGATCCGCGGGTCTGCGGCATCGGCGAGACCGGCCTCGACTACTATCATCCCGCACCCGACGGATGGACGGAGCAGGCCTTCCGCGATCGCCAGCGGTACTTGCTCGATGCCCACTTCGAGCTGGCTGCGAAAGCCGGGCTAAATGTGGTGATCCACACGCGCGACACACAGGGCGATGCTTCTTTCCAAGACGCGCTCGCCATCTATCGGTGTCACGCCGCAAAGGTGCGCGCCGTCTTCCACTGCTTCATCGGGCCCGAAGCGAGCGCCCTCGAGGTGATCGCGCTCGGCGGACTCGTGTCCTTCGGCGGCGTGGCGACCTTCAAGAATGCCACCGACGTGCTCGCCACTGCGGTCGCACTGCCAGCCGGCAGCTTCATGCTGGAGACCGACTCGCCCTACCTCGCGCCGATGCCACATCGCGGCAAGCGCAACGAGCCATCATACGTCCGGCATGTCGCGGAACATCTCGCGCTTCATCGCGGGGTTTCACTTGAGAAGCTCTCCGAAGAAAGCGAAGTTGCAGTATCGCGATTCTTCCGCTTTGGTGCGTGA